The following proteins come from a genomic window of Bactrocera tryoni isolate S06 chromosome 1, CSIRO_BtryS06_freeze2, whole genome shotgun sequence:
- the LOC120777470 gene encoding probable cytochrome P450 12e1, mitochondrial — MLSRHLIKYNAIVGYTLRSTALRGYATALEHTQINETASATNEWENARPYSEMPGPSKFEMIREFLPGGAFYKKTFIEGMTNMTKKYGNVYRFPPMFGKPEMVLDLNPNDYPIIFRNEGIWPERRSFEAFIYHRKVHREDFFQGVSGLLTTTGEEWAKIRTAVNPVLMQPKNAKLYLNTLLEVNDEFLERIRHIRDPLTLEVPDDFLDDINRLTLEGVVGIALNTRLGMIHKNRDNPDSKLFLKEIRNFFELTEEVEIKPSIWKIIKTPKFRQLMKTLDSLTALCNKYIDEALKRIDLDSEGKFISEENKEKSVLEKLLKIDRRIAVVMALDMMMAGVDTTSSTLTGILFCIAKNPDKQQKLFEELKSILPNKDSRLTIENMNNLPYLRACIKEGMRYHPIIAGTMRRLPNDVVLSGYRIPAGTDVSVSSNLLLRNEKFVEEPNKYIPERWLRNDTEGKKYQLNNPFLFLPFGFGPRSCVGKRIVDLELEVTVARLVRNFMIEFNYSTDNAFVPKMVFIPAIPLKFRFEERKE, encoded by the exons ATGTTATCGCGTCATCTGATCAAATACAATGCAATTGTCGGGTATACGTTGAGGTCAACGGCTTTAAGGGGGTATGCAACAGCTTTGGAACATACGCAG ATAAATGAGACAGCGTCTGCTACGAACGAATGGGAAAATGCACGTCCATATTCAGAGATGCCGGGACCGAGCAAGTTTGAAATGATTCGTGAATTTTTACCAGGAG GCGCGTtttataagaaaacatttattgaAGGAATGACCaatatgacaaaaaaatatggcaatgTCTATCGATTTCCCCCCATGTTTGGCAAACCAGAAATGGTTTTGGATCTTAATCCAAACGATTATCCAATAATATTTCGAAATGAGGGCATTTGGCCAGAACGGCGTTCTTTCGAAGCCTTCATTTATCATCGTAAGGTGCACAGAGAGGATTTCTTTCAAGGCGTCAGTGGACTACTGACAAC aaCTGGCGAAGAATGGGCAAAAATACGTACCGCCGTTAATCCCGTTCTAATGCAACCCAAAAATGCCAAACTCTACTTAAACACTTTACTCGAAGTCAATGACGAATTTCTCGAAAG AATACGTCACATACGCGATCCTTTGACACTCGAAGTTCCCGATGACTTTCTTGATGATATTAATCGTCTCACCTTAGAGGGCGTGGTGGGCATCGCACTAAATACCCGTTTAGGAATGATACATAAAAATCGGGATAATCCAGATagtaaactatttttgaaagaaattcgaaatttttttgaattaaccGAAGAGGTAGAAATCAAGCCATCCATTTGGAAGATAATCAAAACACCGAAGTTCCGTCAACTGATGAAAACATTGGATTCGCTTACAGCGTTGtgcaataaatatattgatGAGGCGCTAAAGCGAATTGATTTGGATAGTGAGGGTAAATTCATCTCAGAGGAAAATAAGGAAAAGAGTGTTTTGGAGAAGCTATTGAAAATTGATCGCAGAATCGCTGTGGTTATGGCTTTAGATATGATGATGGCTGGCGTCGACACA ACAAGTTCCACCTTAACAGGCATATTATTTTGCATCGCCAAAAATCCGGACAAACAACAGAAACTATTCGAGGAACTCAAAAGCATTCTACCAAATAAGGACTCTCGCTTAACAATAGAGAATATGAACAATCTTCCCTATCTGCGCGCCTGCATTAAAGAGGGCATGCGCTATCATCCCATTATTGCCGGCACTATGCGTCGCCTGCCGAACGATGTTGTGCTGAGTGGATATCGCATACCGGCCGGTACTGATGTTTCGGTTAGCTCCAATTTGCTGTTACGCaatgaaaaatttgtagaagagccaaataaatatattccaGAGCGTTGGCTACGTAATGACACAGAGGGTAAAAAATATCAACTCAACAACCCTTTTCTATTTCTTCCATTCGGCTTCGGTCCACGTAGTTGCGTGGGCAAGCGAATTGTGGACCTGGAATTGGAGGTGACCGTGGCACGTTTGGTGCGCAATTTCATGATAGAATTCAATTATTCAACGGACAATGCGTTCGTACCGAAAATGGTATTCATACCAGCTATACCACTTAAATTCCGATTCGAAGAAAGAAAAGAGTGA
- the LOC120777488 gene encoding probable cytochrome P450 12e1, mitochondrial isoform X1, with protein sequence MLSRHLKQIDHIGWRHLSVSSVRTFAVQVESKQNNASDVDLEKARPYSEVPGPGKLELIRLFMPGGLLAKKPFFDAFREMGKTYGELFRFPGIFGKPEVIVDLNPSDYSVIFRNEGPLPYRRVFDTFVYHREKHRPEFFQGVDGIISTSGEKWAKMRTAVNPILMQPKNAKLYLNTLLDINNEFLERIRHIRDSRTMEVPDEFHDDINRLSFEGIAGIALNTRLGLIQKNRDTVEGKEIMKSIRNFFLLFEELEVKPSIWKYVKTPKFYDMMKTLDSMTDICNKYINEALMRIEHDSEGNLTSALGKEKSVLEKLVRVDKKFAVVMALDMMIAGIDTTASTLTGILLCIAKNPDKQQKLFEELKQILPEKDSQLTTQNMQNLPYLRACIKEGIRRYPLFPGTMRRLPNDVVLSGYRIPAGTDICIGANMVMHDERYTSQPDKFMPERWLRNDRSAQALEAQITNPFLYVPFGFGPRSCMGKRIVNLELEVTLACLVRNFQIEFNYPTENAFAMKFISVPQIPLKFKFIDRGA encoded by the exons ATGTTATCGAGGCATTTAAAGCAAATTGATCACATCGGTTGGCGGCATTTGAGCGTTTCAAGCGTACGGACTTTCGCAGTGCAAGTAGAGTCTAAG caaaacaatGCGAGTGATGTGGACTTAGAGAAGGCGCGGCCGTATTCAGAAGTGCCTGGGCCAGGTAAACTCGAACTAATACGGTTATTCATGCCAGGAG GTTTATTAGCCAAGAAACCATTTTTTGATGCCTTTCGTGAAATGGGCAAGACTTATGGAGAGCTTTTTCGGTTTCCCGGCATATTTGGCAAACCCGAAGTTATAGTCGATTTGAATCCCTCGGATTATTCGGTTATTTTTCGTAATGAAGGACCATTGCCTTATCGACGCGTTTTCGACACCTTCGTCTATCATCGTGAAAAACATCGTCCCGAATTCTTTCAGGGCGTCGACGGTATTATATCCAC CTCTGGCGAAAAATGGGCGAAAATGCGTACGGCTGTGAATCCAATACTCATGCAACCGAAAAATGCCAAGCTGTACTTGAATACGCTATTGGATATTAATAACGAATTCCTAGAAAG AATACGGCACATACGCGATTCCAGGACAATGGAAGTGCCCGATGAATTCCACGACGATATCAATCGGCTTTCTTTTGAAGGCATCGCAGGCATTGCGCTGAATACACGACTCggtttaatacaaaaaaatcgtgATACTGTCGAAGGTAAAGAGATCATGAAGAGCATACGCAATTTCTTTTTACTCTTCGAAGAGCTAGAGGTTAAGCCCTCCATATGGAAGTATGTGAAAACACCGAAATTCTATGATATGATGAAGACTCTAGACTCAATGACGGACATCTGCAATAAGTACATTAACGAagcgctaatgcgcattgaacaCGATAGCGAGGGCAACCTTACATCGGCGCTGGGCAAAGAGAAGAGCGTGTTGGAGAAATTAGTGCGCGTGGATAAGAAATTTGCCGTAGTAATGGCGCTAGATATGATGATAGCTGGTATTGATACG ACCGCCTCCACCTTGACAGGTATATTGTTATGCATTGCCAAGAATCCTGATAAACAACAAAAGCTATTTGAAGAACTTAAGCAAATATTGCCAGAGAAGGATTCACAGCTGACAactcaaaatatgcaaaatctGCCTTACCTGCGCGCCTGCATCAAAGAGGGCATACGCCGCTATCCTCTCTTCCCGGGTACGATGCGTCGTTTGCCCAACGATGTAGTGTTAAGCGGATATCGTATACCTGCCGGTACCGACATCTGCATCGGCGCTAATATGGTGATGCATGATGAACGTTATACGTCGCAGCCGGATAAATTCATGCCGGAGCGTTGGTTGCGTAACGATCGATCTGCCCAAGCTCTGGAGGCGCAAATTACGAATCCATTTTTGTATGTACCCTTCGGCTTTGGTCCACGCAGTTGTATGGGCAAGCGTATTGTCAATTTGGAGTTGGAAGTCACTTTGGCGTGTTTGGTGCGTAATTtccaaattgaatttaattatcCAACCGAAAATGCATTCGCAATGAAGTTCATCAGCGTGCCGCAAATACCGCTCAAATTCAAATTCATCGACAGAGGAGCGTAG
- the LOC120777488 gene encoding probable cytochrome P450 12e1, mitochondrial isoform X2 yields the protein MGKTYGELFRFPGIFGKPEVIVDLNPSDYSVIFRNEGPLPYRRVFDTFVYHREKHRPEFFQGVDGIISTSGEKWAKMRTAVNPILMQPKNAKLYLNTLLDINNEFLERIRHIRDSRTMEVPDEFHDDINRLSFEGIAGIALNTRLGLIQKNRDTVEGKEIMKSIRNFFLLFEELEVKPSIWKYVKTPKFYDMMKTLDSMTDICNKYINEALMRIEHDSEGNLTSALGKEKSVLEKLVRVDKKFAVVMALDMMIAGIDTTASTLTGILLCIAKNPDKQQKLFEELKQILPEKDSQLTTQNMQNLPYLRACIKEGIRRYPLFPGTMRRLPNDVVLSGYRIPAGTDICIGANMVMHDERYTSQPDKFMPERWLRNDRSAQALEAQITNPFLYVPFGFGPRSCMGKRIVNLELEVTLACLVRNFQIEFNYPTENAFAMKFISVPQIPLKFKFIDRGA from the exons ATGGGCAAGACTTATGGAGAGCTTTTTCGGTTTCCCGGCATATTTGGCAAACCCGAAGTTATAGTCGATTTGAATCCCTCGGATTATTCGGTTATTTTTCGTAATGAAGGACCATTGCCTTATCGACGCGTTTTCGACACCTTCGTCTATCATCGTGAAAAACATCGTCCCGAATTCTTTCAGGGCGTCGACGGTATTATATCCAC CTCTGGCGAAAAATGGGCGAAAATGCGTACGGCTGTGAATCCAATACTCATGCAACCGAAAAATGCCAAGCTGTACTTGAATACGCTATTGGATATTAATAACGAATTCCTAGAAAG AATACGGCACATACGCGATTCCAGGACAATGGAAGTGCCCGATGAATTCCACGACGATATCAATCGGCTTTCTTTTGAAGGCATCGCAGGCATTGCGCTGAATACACGACTCggtttaatacaaaaaaatcgtgATACTGTCGAAGGTAAAGAGATCATGAAGAGCATACGCAATTTCTTTTTACTCTTCGAAGAGCTAGAGGTTAAGCCCTCCATATGGAAGTATGTGAAAACACCGAAATTCTATGATATGATGAAGACTCTAGACTCAATGACGGACATCTGCAATAAGTACATTAACGAagcgctaatgcgcattgaacaCGATAGCGAGGGCAACCTTACATCGGCGCTGGGCAAAGAGAAGAGCGTGTTGGAGAAATTAGTGCGCGTGGATAAGAAATTTGCCGTAGTAATGGCGCTAGATATGATGATAGCTGGTATTGATACG ACCGCCTCCACCTTGACAGGTATATTGTTATGCATTGCCAAGAATCCTGATAAACAACAAAAGCTATTTGAAGAACTTAAGCAAATATTGCCAGAGAAGGATTCACAGCTGACAactcaaaatatgcaaaatctGCCTTACCTGCGCGCCTGCATCAAAGAGGGCATACGCCGCTATCCTCTCTTCCCGGGTACGATGCGTCGTTTGCCCAACGATGTAGTGTTAAGCGGATATCGTATACCTGCCGGTACCGACATCTGCATCGGCGCTAATATGGTGATGCATGATGAACGTTATACGTCGCAGCCGGATAAATTCATGCCGGAGCGTTGGTTGCGTAACGATCGATCTGCCCAAGCTCTGGAGGCGCAAATTACGAATCCATTTTTGTATGTACCCTTCGGCTTTGGTCCACGCAGTTGTATGGGCAAGCGTATTGTCAATTTGGAGTTGGAAGTCACTTTGGCGTGTTTGGTGCGTAATTtccaaattgaatttaattatcCAACCGAAAATGCATTCGCAATGAAGTTCATCAGCGTGCCGCAAATACCGCTCAAATTCAAATTCATCGACAGAGGAGCGTAG